In Pseudomonadota bacterium, one DNA window encodes the following:
- a CDS encoding tetratricopeptide repeat protein, with translation MIEQSAHRLPVAATVSAAIFLVLLLFASGPARADMNTGMAALEAGDFSEAYAHLLPEAQAGNATAQFETGTMLDTGLGTEIDATAAAKWFRAAAEQGHMDAQHRIATFFEEGKGGPQDLAQAAHWYGRSAAQGNAKAARNLGNLYLEGNGVPRDFARAAELFRSAADWGNSKAYKNLGYMYYFGTGVVKNVQHAAELFRLGAEDDEAKSEFALGFLHYHGDTVEKDLALAYRLFRRAAAKGHADGQIFLGRMLAEGVSVERDVAEAWFWFTLAEAQKPSLAAYYFSKFGGALKTTQKDAARLRARLWVPKS, from the coding sequence ATGATTGAACAATCCGCACACCGACTCCCCGTCGCCGCCACCGTTTCCGCCGCCATCTTTCTTGTCCTTCTGTTATTCGCATCAGGCCCGGCACGGGCGGACATGAATACCGGCATGGCGGCGCTTGAAGCGGGCGATTTCAGCGAAGCCTATGCCCATCTTCTACCGGAAGCACAGGCGGGAAACGCGACGGCGCAATTTGAAACCGGGACAATGCTAGATACCGGGCTGGGAACTGAAATCGACGCCACCGCGGCCGCCAAATGGTTCCGCGCCGCAGCCGAGCAGGGCCATATGGACGCACAGCATCGCATTGCCACCTTTTTCGAGGAGGGCAAGGGGGGGCCTCAGGATTTGGCGCAAGCCGCCCACTGGTACGGCCGTTCGGCAGCGCAAGGAAATGCCAAAGCGGCGCGCAATCTTGGCAATCTGTATCTCGAAGGCAATGGTGTGCCGCGCGACTTCGCGCGCGCGGCGGAGCTGTTTCGCAGCGCCGCGGACTGGGGCAACTCCAAAGCGTACAAGAATCTGGGCTACATGTATTATTTCGGCACCGGCGTTGTGAAGAATGTGCAGCACGCCGCTGAATTATTCCGTCTCGGCGCCGAAGACGATGAAGCCAAGTCCGAATTTGCGCTCGGCTTCCTGCATTATCACGGCGATACAGTCGAAAAGGACTTGGCCCTGGCCTACAGATTGTTCCGCCGCGCCGCCGCGAAGGGCCATGCCGACGGTCAGATCTTTCTCGGCCGCATGTTAGCCGAAGGCGTGAGCGTGGAACGCGATGTGGCTGAAGCGTGGTTTTGGTTTACCCTGGCCGAAGCGCAGAAGCCAAGCTTGGCCGCCTATTATTTCAGCAAGTTTGGCGGTGCGCTCAAGACAACGCAAAAGGACGCAGCGCGTCTCAGGGCTCGGCTTTGGGTGCCGAAAAGCTGA
- a CDS encoding Gfo/Idh/MocA family oxidoreductase, protein MLRAAAIGLGWWADELTKAIQDMSGKIRVTACYSRAAETRADFCRRYGAAAYDSYAAVLGDSEIDAVLLCTPHSLHAEQVEQAARAGKHVFVEKPFTLTEESGRAAAKVCSDAGRVLAVGQNRRFAAATQEVKRMLEAGEFGTPLHCEANFSSSRPLGYSPDGWRASRTESPGGGIAGMGVHMIDAMTHFLGRITRVQAQAKRLAVTVDIDDTTSALFEFESGATGYLGTLNACPQTVFFNIYGTGANAFAAPDANRLTLHRANEQPADVTLTPVDTLLAELEEFADACAGHAAFRVRPEEAIHTVAVMQAMVASAERGEAVTLNGTS, encoded by the coding sequence ATGTTGCGTGCAGCCGCTATCGGCCTCGGCTGGTGGGCCGACGAACTGACAAAGGCCATCCAGGACATGTCAGGTAAAATCCGCGTCACCGCATGTTATTCGCGCGCGGCGGAAACTCGCGCGGATTTTTGCCGGCGCTACGGCGCGGCGGCCTATGATTCCTATGCCGCCGTCCTCGGCGATAGCGAGATCGATGCCGTTCTGTTGTGCACACCACATTCCCTCCACGCTGAGCAGGTCGAACAAGCGGCGCGGGCGGGCAAGCATGTGTTTGTGGAAAAGCCGTTTACCCTCACCGAAGAAAGCGGGCGTGCCGCCGCGAAAGTTTGCAGCGATGCTGGCCGGGTACTCGCGGTCGGCCAAAATCGCCGCTTCGCCGCCGCCACCCAGGAGGTGAAACGCATGCTCGAGGCCGGCGAATTCGGCACGCCGCTTCATTGCGAAGCTAATTTCTCCAGTTCCAGGCCGCTCGGATACAGCCCGGATGGCTGGCGCGCCAGCCGAACCGAAAGCCCGGGCGGCGGCATCGCCGGAATGGGGGTGCACATGATCGATGCCATGACGCATTTTCTCGGCCGCATCACGCGCGTGCAGGCTCAGGCCAAACGTCTGGCTGTCACGGTCGATATCGACGACACCACATCAGCTCTGTTCGAATTCGAATCTGGCGCCACCGGCTATCTCGGCACCCTCAACGCCTGCCCGCAAACTGTATTTTTCAATATCTACGGCACCGGGGCCAATGCCTTCGCCGCGCCGGACGCCAACCGCTTAACGCTCCACCGAGCAAATGAACAGCCGGCTGACGTGACCCTGACGCCGGTCGATACCCTGTTGGCTGAGCTCGAAGAATTCGCCGATGCCTGCGCCGGCCACGCAGCGTTCCGCGTGCGTCCAGAGGAGGCAATCCATACGGTGGCCGTTATGCAGGCAATGGTCGCCTCTGCCGAACGTGGCGAGGCGGTGACCCTCAACGGCACATCATGA
- a CDS encoding zinc-binding dehydrogenase produces the protein MKAVIIRETGGPDKLLYEEVDTPSPGAGEVLVRIRAAGVNHLDHDIREGIAGFPTPVPHVPGIEGAGEVAEIGPGVTSVKVGDRVSISIIASCGTCRLCRTGMENLCEKPNGALGLFMWGTYAEYTCAKENQLVAMPDALDFVTAAAGHLCFATAWHMAVTLGNIHAGQDVLINAAGSGVGSSAIQIAKLHGANIIASAGSDEKLARAKEMGATGLINYTTQDLAEEAIRLTGGKGPDLVIESVGGDVLQKSLAAVAKAGSVITCGCHAGETVEVDVISLFRKHVRFQGSALASLFETAEVLSLLAEGKLTPAIHATMPLEKASEAAELTANRNFFGKMVLTP, from the coding sequence GTGAAGGCAGTCATCATTCGCGAAACCGGCGGCCCCGACAAGCTGCTCTATGAAGAAGTCGATACGCCGTCCCCTGGAGCGGGCGAAGTGTTGGTGCGGATCCGCGCCGCCGGAGTCAATCATCTGGATCACGACATTCGCGAGGGAATTGCCGGCTTTCCCACACCGGTGCCGCATGTCCCGGGCATCGAAGGCGCCGGCGAAGTGGCCGAAATCGGCCCCGGCGTCACCAGCGTGAAGGTCGGCGACCGGGTCAGTATTTCTATTATCGCTTCTTGCGGCACTTGTCGTCTTTGCCGCACTGGCATGGAGAATCTCTGCGAAAAGCCCAACGGCGCACTCGGCCTCTTCATGTGGGGCACCTACGCTGAATATACCTGCGCCAAAGAGAATCAGCTTGTCGCTATGCCGGATGCGCTTGATTTTGTAACCGCAGCTGCTGGCCATCTTTGCTTTGCAACCGCCTGGCATATGGCGGTAACTCTCGGCAATATCCATGCGGGACAAGATGTATTGATCAATGCTGCCGGTAGCGGTGTCGGCAGCTCTGCCATCCAGATCGCCAAGCTGCATGGTGCCAACATCATCGCCTCCGCGGGCTCAGACGAAAAATTGGCGCGTGCCAAGGAAATGGGTGCGACTGGCCTGATTAATTATACTACTCAGGATTTGGCCGAAGAGGCGATCCGTCTGACCGGTGGCAAGGGACCGGATTTGGTGATCGAATCGGTCGGCGGCGACGTCTTGCAAAAGAGTTTGGCGGCAGTGGCCAAGGCAGGCTCTGTCATCACCTGCGGTTGCCATGCGGGAGAAACCGTGGAAGTGGATGTGATCAGCCTGTTCCGCAAGCATGTCCGCTTTCAGGGGAGTGCGCTTGCCAGCCTGTTTGAAACCGCAGAGGTGCTGAGCCTGCTCGCGGAAGGTAAGCTCACGCCGGCGATCCACGCCACCATGCCGTTAGAGAAAGCCAGCGAAGCAGCGGAATTGACGGCCAATCGAAATTTCTTTGGCAAGATGGTCTTAACGCCGTAA
- a CDS encoding amidase has translation MTLRRPSKENLKDISERHHLQLTEAELESYYDVVCGVMESYDVLDQIPDPVRPLTEAIRQVGARPEPEDDPLNGVVRLCSVKAINSGGGALSGKTIGLKDTISVAGIPMTCASRLLYDYTPDGDATVVKRLLEAGGHITHILNTDDFGFAGTGHTSAYGPTHNPVNPNHHPGGSSCGSAIAIAENRVDLTLGGDQGGSIRIPAAWSGIVGLKPSHGLIPYTGIVGFDLSIDHIGPMTKDVADTALMLSVLAGADDTCIDPRQPTTVETQDYMAALGGGAKGLKVAVVEEGFGHEGVSTREVDIAVREAAKRLAALGAEVESVSIPYHRRGLPIWNAVAIEGATDNLYRGGVVYQTKGLYNPRFITHLSRAIQTNGGDFSPTAKMGILVGHYMREQYQGAFYARAQNMARVLSSEYDKVLATHDILLMPTTPQQAHHTLPSVEEDRMSYVSNALNMVQNTAPINLTGHPSISVPCQGVSGLPVGLMLTGRWMDDATVLRAANAYMTE, from the coding sequence ATGACATTAAGGCGCCCGTCAAAGGAAAACCTGAAGGACATCAGCGAACGCCACCATTTGCAGCTGACCGAAGCCGAACTTGAAAGCTATTACGATGTGGTGTGCGGCGTGATGGAATCCTATGACGTGCTGGATCAAATTCCCGATCCGGTGCGCCCGCTTACCGAGGCGATCCGCCAAGTCGGCGCCCGGCCTGAGCCTGAAGACGATCCCTTGAACGGCGTCGTCCGTCTGTGCAGTGTGAAGGCCATTAACTCTGGCGGCGGTGCACTTTCAGGCAAAACTATTGGCCTCAAGGACACCATCAGCGTTGCTGGCATCCCCATGACCTGCGCCTCACGTCTGCTCTATGATTATACGCCTGACGGCGATGCCACCGTGGTGAAGCGTCTTCTCGAAGCCGGCGGCCACATCACTCATATTCTCAACACCGACGATTTCGGCTTTGCCGGGACCGGCCATACCAGTGCTTATGGCCCGACCCACAACCCGGTCAATCCCAATCATCATCCGGGCGGCTCTTCGTGCGGCTCGGCGATCGCCATCGCAGAAAACCGGGTTGATCTCACGCTCGGCGGCGATCAGGGCGGCTCGATCCGCATTCCCGCCGCCTGGTCCGGCATTGTTGGGCTCAAGCCAAGTCATGGTCTTATTCCCTATACCGGCATCGTCGGCTTCGATCTTTCCATTGATCATATCGGTCCGATGACCAAGGACGTTGCCGATACGGCGCTGATGCTGTCCGTGTTGGCCGGTGCCGATGACACCTGCATCGATCCGCGCCAGCCGACTACGGTCGAGACACAGGATTACATGGCCGCCCTTGGCGGCGGCGCCAAGGGCCTCAAAGTGGCCGTCGTCGAGGAAGGCTTCGGCCATGAGGGTGTGTCAACGCGCGAGGTCGACATCGCCGTGCGTGAAGCGGCGAAGCGGCTGGCCGCGCTCGGCGCTGAGGTGGAAAGCGTTTCGATCCCCTATCACCGCCGCGGCCTGCCGATTTGGAACGCCGTCGCCATCGAAGGCGCGACCGATAATCTCTATCGAGGCGGCGTGGTTTATCAGACCAAAGGTCTCTACAACCCGCGCTTCATAACCCACCTGTCGCGCGCCATTCAAACCAATGGCGGCGATTTTTCGCCCACCGCCAAGATGGGCATTCTCGTCGGTCACTATATGCGCGAGCAATATCAAGGCGCCTTTTATGCGCGGGCGCAGAACATGGCGCGGGTGCTGTCGAGCGAATATGACAAGGTGTTGGCGACGCATGACATCCTCTTAATGCCGACCACGCCGCAGCAAGCGCATCACACGCTGCCCTCGGTGGAGGAGGATCGCATGTCCTATGTCAGCAATGCGCTCAACATGGTGCAGAACACGGCGCCGATTAACCTGACCGGGCACCCTTCTATCAGCGTGCCGTGCCAGGGCGTGTCGGGCCTCCCGGTTGGCCTGATGCTGACTGGCCGTTGGATGGACGACGCCACGGTGCTGCGCGCCGCCAACGCCTATATGACTGAGTGA
- a CDS encoding DMT family transporter, whose amino-acid sequence MISRPVIGVLFAVCAGLCFSSGGFFVRSVSIDRWEIIALRCFFAAIAVALIFVARERGRTLASLRASALPSLIIGLITGWAIIAFVMAMQMTLVANVTAIMTTSTLIVALLARPFLGERVAAHTWLAMIGGLCGIGVMFSGAAGLGGLYGNLLAFSVAASIALQTLVARKFRDVQMEPAVFVAALVAGFAALPLALPLQAGGHDIAMMAAFGVLQLALPLTLYFYAARFLPAPTLIFVVLIDAVFAPIWVWLGFDEVPTRLVLIGAGLILASVAFNAGLSLRNFRRATGAF is encoded by the coding sequence TTGATTTCCCGCCCCGTCATCGGCGTGTTGTTTGCGGTCTGCGCCGGATTATGTTTCTCCAGCGGCGGTTTTTTCGTGCGCTCGGTTTCCATCGACCGTTGGGAAATCATCGCCCTGCGCTGTTTTTTTGCCGCCATCGCGGTCGCTCTCATCTTTGTCGCCCGCGAGCGCGGCCGCACGCTGGCCTCCCTGCGCGCATCGGCACTGCCGAGCCTGATCATCGGGTTGATTACCGGCTGGGCGATCATCGCCTTTGTGATGGCCATGCAGATGACTCTGGTGGCCAACGTCACGGCGATCATGACCACGTCGACCCTTATCGTGGCGTTGCTCGCCCGCCCGTTCCTTGGCGAACGGGTCGCCGCACATACTTGGCTCGCCATGATCGGAGGATTGTGCGGCATCGGTGTCATGTTCTCCGGCGCGGCGGGGTTGGGTGGCCTGTACGGAAATCTGCTGGCTTTTTCCGTTGCCGCCTCGATCGCCCTGCAAACACTGGTGGCGCGCAAATTCCGCGATGTGCAGATGGAGCCGGCCGTTTTTGTGGCGGCGTTGGTGGCCGGATTTGCCGCGCTGCCTCTGGCGCTTCCGCTGCAGGCCGGCGGTCATGATATCGCCATGATGGCCGCCTTTGGTGTGCTGCAACTCGCGCTGCCGCTCACACTATATTTTTACGCCGCGCGCTTTCTCCCAGCGCCAACGCTGATTTTTGTGGTGCTGATCGATGCCGTGTTCGCGCCGATTTGGGTGTGGCTCGGTTTTGACGAGGTGCCGACCCGGCTCGTCCTTATCGGCGCCGGTCTCATTTTGGCCTCGGTCGCCTTCAATGCCGGGCTGAGCTTGCGCAATTTTCGGCGCGCGACCGGCGCTTTTTAA
- a CDS encoding antibiotic biosynthesis monooxygenase: MIVVIFEVQPTKAGAPRYFDLAAELRPELEKQDGFISIERFESLATPGKFVSISYWRDEAAVVAWRGHDGHAAAQALGKSELFADYRIMVAQSLRVYGPEGAARE, from the coding sequence ATGATCGTCGTAATTTTTGAAGTCCAGCCGACTAAAGCTGGAGCTCCGCGCTATTTCGATCTAGCCGCCGAACTCCGGCCGGAACTTGAGAAACAGGACGGATTCATATCCATCGAACGTTTCGAGAGCCTGGCCACGCCCGGTAAGTTCGTCTCGATATCCTACTGGCGCGATGAGGCTGCCGTCGTGGCGTGGCGCGGCCATGATGGCCATGCCGCGGCACAGGCCCTGGGGAAAAGCGAACTCTTCGCCGACTACCGCATCATGGTGGCGCAATCGTTGCGCGTTTACGGCCCCGAGGGCGCCGCGCGGGAATAG
- the infA gene encoding translation initiation factor IF-1: MAKEELLEFSGTVTEKLPDTMFRVKLENDHEIIARPAGKMRKFRIRVLVGDKVDVEMTPYDLTKGRITFRHK, encoded by the coding sequence ATGGCCAAAGAAGAACTGCTAGAATTTTCGGGCACGGTCACGGAGAAGCTGCCTGACACGATGTTCCGGGTGAAACTCGAGAACGATCACGAAATCATCGCACGCCCCGCCGGCAAGATGCGCAAATTCCGCATCCGCGTTCTGGTCGGCGATAAGGTCGATGTCGAAATGACGCCCTATGATTTGACCAAGGGCCGGATCACTTTCCGCCACAAATAG
- a CDS encoding CocE/NonD family hydrolase — MSENAFEAAGIRAEMNVAITMRDGVTLRANIFRPAEGGPVPTLVLRIPYNKDAAQTYVYAHPAWYARHGYAVLVQDSRGRYASEGEFYPLRLDGEDGFDTIEWCAAQPWCDGKVGSYGFSIPGINQLLAAHLRPPALTTAIPAFYPSGLHDGFVYRGGALALATLAQWAVVIAADAAIRKGDSEALAQVVPADQLSGKWHPGTPLKDTPFFTTPDSLPFIADYLAHPAQDEYWQEWHLPSRLDSIDIPCLHISGWYDTFIAKTMESYETLSTAARAEHRLLVGPWYHIPWTQQVGAIDYGWEARNFVDDYQIAWFDAQLKGDRSKLDALPMVRIFVTGANEWRDYDAWPLAGTSAEPWYLHSGGRANSLSGDGSLSRQAPGEEGADFFIYGPEGPVESLGGHSCCLPDRAPMGPEDQRQVEYRNDVLVYSSAPLEAPLFIAGKVNAVLHAASSAVDTDFTVKLCDVAPDGTAINITEGIIRARYRESLEREVMLVPNAIYEFTIAAGVACHRFAAGHRVRMEVSSSNFPHFDRNPNNGKPFGEDDVMVTASQTVFHDSVRPSHIELPVVAGG, encoded by the coding sequence ATGTCAGAAAATGCTTTCGAGGCTGCCGGCATCCGCGCCGAGATGAACGTCGCTATTACCATGCGCGACGGCGTGACCCTTCGGGCAAATATTTTTCGCCCGGCGGAAGGTGGGCCTGTGCCGACGCTGGTGTTGCGCATTCCCTATAACAAGGATGCCGCACAAACATACGTCTATGCTCATCCTGCCTGGTATGCGCGCCACGGCTACGCCGTTCTGGTGCAGGATTCGCGCGGGCGCTACGCTTCGGAGGGCGAATTTTATCCCCTCCGCCTTGATGGCGAAGACGGCTTTGACACCATCGAATGGTGCGCCGCGCAACCGTGGTGCGACGGCAAGGTGGGGAGCTACGGCTTCTCAATTCCCGGCATCAACCAATTGCTTGCCGCCCATCTGCGGCCGCCGGCGTTGACAACGGCAATTCCGGCGTTTTATCCGTCCGGCCTGCATGATGGATTTGTTTATCGTGGCGGCGCCTTAGCGCTAGCGACGTTGGCGCAGTGGGCTGTGGTGATTGCCGCAGACGCAGCGATCCGCAAAGGCGATTCCGAAGCACTGGCTCAAGTCGTGCCGGCGGACCAACTATCAGGCAAGTGGCATCCGGGAACGCCCCTGAAGGACACCCCGTTCTTTACGACGCCCGATTCGCTGCCATTTATTGCCGATTATTTGGCTCACCCTGCGCAGGATGAGTATTGGCAGGAATGGCATTTGCCGTCGCGCCTGGACAGCATCGATATCCCCTGCCTCCATATCAGCGGCTGGTATGACACTTTCATCGCCAAGACGATGGAGAGCTACGAGACTCTTTCGACAGCAGCGCGGGCGGAGCATCGCTTGCTGGTTGGGCCGTGGTACCACATTCCTTGGACACAGCAAGTGGGTGCTATCGATTATGGATGGGAGGCACGCAATTTCGTCGACGACTATCAAATCGCCTGGTTCGACGCCCAGCTCAAAGGAGATCGCAGCAAACTCGACGCTCTTCCCATGGTGCGCATTTTTGTGACTGGCGCCAATGAATGGCGAGATTATGATGCGTGGCCATTGGCCGGGACCTCGGCAGAGCCTTGGTATCTGCATAGCGGCGGGCGAGCCAACTCATTGTCGGGTGACGGGTCGTTGTCGCGACAGGCACCCGGCGAAGAAGGCGCCGATTTCTTTATCTACGGCCCAGAGGGGCCGGTCGAGAGCCTGGGCGGCCATTCCTGTTGCCTGCCCGACCGCGCGCCGATGGGCCCAGAAGATCAGCGCCAGGTCGAGTACCGCAACGACGTTCTGGTCTACAGTTCGGCGCCGCTTGAGGCGCCGCTCTTCATTGCCGGTAAAGTGAACGCGGTGTTGCACGCCGCCAGCTCGGCAGTGGACACCGACTTTACTGTCAAACTTTGCGATGTGGCGCCCGATGGCACGGCCATCAACATCACCGAAGGCATCATCCGCGCCCGTTACCGTGAATCGCTTGAGCGTGAAGTGATGCTGGTACCCAACGCAATATACGAATTCACCATTGCCGCCGGGGTTGCGTGCCACCGTTTTGCTGCCGGGCACCGCGTCCGAATGGAAGTGTCGAGCAGCAACTTCCCACATTTCGACCGCAATCCAAACAACGGCAAGCCGTTCGGTGAGGATGACGTGATGGTGACAGCGAGCCAAACTGTGTTCCACGATTCAGTCCGGCCGTCTCACATCGAATTGCCAGTGGTCGCGGGGGGATAG
- a CDS encoding PA14 domain-containing protein, translated as MIALKGIAGIFVGIAMALVAGSSFAADAPMRGEGMQAGLSIEYFYNDFRHIDDVIEFARFNESASGEPLPNVDFRGGSGKPVLNQKHKNLVAAMITGYINFPSPGTYRFKIRSNDGVQLTIGGITLHEDPEPHPDRTSDAVSFTAREAGWVPIAIVYYERKGSWAIELSWQQDGEFIAVPASHFAN; from the coding sequence ATGATCGCTTTGAAAGGCATTGCGGGCATCTTCGTAGGCATCGCCATGGCGCTGGTCGCAGGAAGCAGCTTCGCGGCGGATGCACCGATGCGCGGCGAAGGCATGCAGGCGGGCCTGTCGATCGAATATTTCTACAACGATTTCCGCCATATTGACGACGTCATCGAATTTGCCAGATTTAACGAATCGGCGTCAGGCGAACCCCTGCCCAACGTCGATTTTCGCGGTGGTTCGGGCAAACCGGTGCTCAACCAGAAACACAAAAACCTCGTCGCGGCGATGATCACTGGCTATATCAATTTTCCCAGCCCTGGCACGTATCGGTTCAAAATTCGCTCAAACGACGGTGTGCAGCTCACCATTGGCGGTATCACGTTGCATGAGGACCCGGAGCCCCATCCAGACCGGACCTCAGATGCCGTGTCGTTTACGGCGCGTGAAGCTGGCTGGGTGCCGATCGCCATCGTCTATTATGAGCGCAAAGGAAGCTGGGCCATCGAGCTGAGTTGGCAACAGGACGGTGAATTTATCGCCGTACCGGCTTCTCATTTTGCGAATTGA